The region TTGCAGGCGAATCCCAGGCCCGCAACAAGTACACCTACTTTGCTAGCTGCGCCAAGAAGGAAGGCTACGAACAGATCGCCGAACTGTTCCTGAAGACCGCCGACAACGAAAAGGAACACGCCAAGCTGTGGTTCAAGGAACTCGACGGCATCGGTGACACCGCCGCCAACCTGAAGGCTGCCGCCGAAGGCGAAAACTACGAATGGACCGACATGTACGAAGACTTCGCGAAGACCGCCGAAGCCGAAGGCTTTGCCGCACTCGCCAAGAAGTTCCGCATGGTCGCCGCCATCGAAAAGCGCCACGAGGAACGCTACCGCGCCCTCCTCAAGAACGTGGAAACCGCAGCCGTGTTCGAGAAGAGCGAAGTCAAGGTGTGGGAATGTCGCAACTGCGGCCACATCGTCGTGGGCA is a window of uncultured Fibrobacter sp. DNA encoding:
- the rbr gene encoding rubrerythrin, giving the protein MANKYAGTQTEKNLQAAFAGESQARNKYTYFASCAKKEGYEQIAELFLKTADNEKEHAKLWFKELDGIGDTAANLKAAAEGENYEWTDMYEDFAKTAEAEGFAALAKKFRMVAAIEKRHEERYRALLKNVETAAVFEKSEVKVWECRNCGHIVVGTKAPAACPVCAHPQSFFEVTAENY